The Elusimicrobiota bacterium genome includes a region encoding these proteins:
- a CDS encoding rhodanese-like domain-containing protein has product MTPTLEKPLALSAVEYFKAKLSYEMTPWTLKGLLIDGTPTSCGLKSSDVLVLDVRSAEAYAEGHLPTALNIPLADLPGKLATLPKDKTIVTYCGNLTCALAPKAALVLAEKGFKVMELFGGLQTWQEKGFRVEKKA; this is encoded by the coding sequence ATGACCCCGACCCTCGAAAAGCCGCTCGCCCTTTCCGCCGTGGAATACTTCAAGGCCAAGCTCTCCTACGAGATGACCCCGTGGACGCTCAAGGGTCTCCTCATCGACGGAACCCCGACCTCCTGCGGCCTCAAGTCCTCCGACGTGCTCGTGCTCGACGTCCGCTCGGCCGAGGCGTACGCCGAGGGGCACCTCCCGACCGCGCTCAACATCCCGCTCGCCGACCTCCCGGGCAAGCTCGCGACCTTGCCGAAGGACAAGACCATCGTGACCTACTGCGGCAACCTCACCTGCGCCTTGGCCCCCAAGGCCGCGCTCGTGCTCGCCGAGAAGGGCTTCAAGGTCATGGAGCTGTTCGGCGGCCTGCAGACCTGGCAGGAGAAGGGCTTCCGCGTCGAGAAGAAAGCCTAA
- a CDS encoding YggS family pyridoxal phosphate-dependent enzyme gives MNAAAARTNRDGGSLTLVAVTKYAPLAAVREALSSGLVTDAGESRVQDAEKKKLELGPLAGKVRWRLIGHLQTNKAKKAVQTFDAIDSVDSERLAAALDAAMKGSDRKLPVMLQVKLSERETQYGVSPAELPGLIEAVSKLPRLELQGLMGIAPNVEPLEAVRPSFRLLRELRDEHLPGGKLSMGMSRDFEIAIEEGADMIRVGTQIFAP, from the coding sequence ATGAACGCGGCAGCCGCACGGACGAACCGTGACGGCGGCTCGTTGACCTTGGTGGCGGTCACAAAATACGCTCCGCTCGCCGCGGTCCGCGAGGCCTTGTCGTCCGGCCTCGTGACGGACGCGGGAGAGAGCCGCGTGCAGGACGCCGAGAAGAAGAAGCTGGAGCTCGGCCCGCTCGCGGGGAAGGTCCGGTGGCGCCTCATCGGGCATCTGCAGACGAACAAGGCGAAGAAGGCCGTTCAGACCTTCGACGCGATCGACTCCGTGGACAGCGAAAGGCTGGCGGCGGCGCTCGACGCGGCGATGAAAGGCTCGGACCGGAAGCTCCCCGTGATGCTGCAGGTGAAGCTCTCCGAGCGCGAGACGCAGTACGGCGTGAGCCCGGCGGAGCTGCCGGGACTGATCGAGGCGGTGAGCAAGCTCCCGCGCCTCGAGCTCCAAGGCCTCATGGGCATCGCGCCCAACGTCGAGCCCTTGGAAGCGGTCAGGCCGAGCTTCAGGCTTCTGAGGGAGCTGAGGGACGAGCACCTGCCCGGAGGAAAGCTCTCGATGGGCATGAGCCGCGATTTCGAGATCGCGATCGAAGAAGGCGCGGACATGATCCGCGTCGGAACACAGATTTTTGCACCCTAG
- a CDS encoding DUF167 domain-containing protein, whose translation MIVKVRVIPNAMDNEVVSRIGSVLRVKVAAPAVDEKANAALKDYLAEFFEVPGKRVSILRGANGREKTVEIVGKTEEQLKRVMDSIP comes from the coding sequence ATGATCGTGAAAGTGCGCGTCATTCCTAACGCCATGGACAACGAAGTGGTCAGCCGCATCGGCAGCGTGCTGCGGGTGAAAGTCGCCGCCCCGGCGGTCGACGAGAAGGCCAACGCCGCGCTCAAGGATTACCTCGCCGAGTTCTTCGAGGTTCCCGGAAAGCGCGTCAGCATTCTGCGCGGGGCCAACGGCCGTGAGAAGACGGTCGAGATCGTGGGCAAGACGGAGGAGCAGCTCAAGCGGGTGATGGACTCCATCCCCTAA
- the mtnA gene encoding S-methyl-5-thioribose-1-phosphate isomerase, protein MAKKPLHEDPIKHIVWKGDRLIVLDQRYLPRTVKYATCRTAADVAKATKDMVLRGAPLIGCAAAYGMALAARRNKLSDVLKAEPVLRRARPTAVNLMHALDHMLAVAKAGPEKTLSKRMAAAAVKYYEDDLGFNARMATLGARLLRRGSSVITHCNAGALATAGIGTAVGMIRGGWLAGKVSHVYPCETRPYLQGARLTLWELMMAGIPATLITDNMAAHLMKTRKIDAVIVGSDRIAANGDVCNKIGTYGLAILAKHHGIPFYVVAPSTTVDLSTKHGDLIPIEERSTQEVVEIFGVKIAPKGANAHHFGFDVTPHALVTAIVTEKGVVSPVNGANLRKVLNN, encoded by the coding sequence ATGGCCAAGAAGCCGCTGCACGAAGACCCGATCAAGCACATCGTCTGGAAGGGGGACCGCCTCATCGTCCTCGACCAGCGCTATCTGCCGAGGACCGTCAAGTACGCGACCTGCCGCACCGCCGCCGACGTGGCCAAGGCGACCAAGGACATGGTCCTGCGGGGCGCCCCGCTGATCGGCTGCGCCGCCGCCTACGGGATGGCGCTCGCCGCCCGCCGCAACAAGCTCTCCGACGTGCTCAAGGCCGAGCCCGTCCTGCGCCGCGCCCGCCCCACCGCCGTGAACCTGATGCACGCGCTCGACCACATGCTGGCCGTCGCGAAGGCCGGCCCGGAGAAGACCCTCTCCAAGCGCATGGCCGCCGCCGCGGTGAAGTACTACGAGGACGACCTCGGCTTCAACGCCCGCATGGCGACTCTCGGAGCGCGGCTCCTGCGGCGCGGCTCGAGCGTCATCACCCACTGCAACGCCGGAGCCCTGGCCACCGCCGGGATCGGGACCGCGGTCGGCATGATCCGCGGAGGCTGGCTGGCCGGAAAGGTCTCGCACGTGTACCCGTGCGAGACCCGGCCCTACCTCCAGGGCGCGCGGCTGACTTTGTGGGAGCTGATGATGGCCGGCATCCCGGCGACCCTCATCACCGACAACATGGCCGCCCACCTGATGAAGACGAGGAAGATCGACGCGGTGATCGTCGGCTCCGACCGCATCGCCGCCAACGGCGACGTGTGCAACAAGATCGGCACGTACGGCCTGGCCATCCTCGCCAAGCACCACGGCATCCCGTTCTACGTGGTGGCCCCGTCCACCACCGTCGACCTGTCGACCAAGCACGGGGATCTCATCCCGATCGAGGAGCGTTCGACCCAGGAAGTCGTCGAGATCTTCGGGGTCAAGATCGCTCCGAAGGGGGCGAACGCCCATCATTTCGGCTTCGACGTCACGCCCCACGCGCTCGTCACCGCGATCGTCACGGAGAAAGGGGTCGTCTCGCCGGTCAACGGCGCGAATCTAAGGAAGGTTCTAAACAACTAA
- the pyk gene encoding pyruvate kinase encodes MSNHQHKPPTTRPKLTKILATLGPVSAKPAVMLDLLAAGVDAFRLNCSHASLAELEKNVNLIRSMSRQSRRACSVVMDLQGPRLRVGRLRNGEAIDLRKGAKTRISVADIPGTAEEFSTSFKKLPQTVRKGMEIRLDDGSIVLSVLKTGSNWVDCEVVIGGKLKEHKGINLPGADIDLPALTAKDLRDLEMGLKCGIDHVALSFVRSPDDILKARRIIQKAGAPTRIIAKIEHPLALDRIDDILDAADGIMIARGDLAVELSAAEVPALQKMLVRRANDAGKLSIVATQMLESMISHAQPTRAEASDVANAIYDGADVVMLSGESAVGLYPVETVTVMADIIRRAEASNFRYRMIPHGLLDSPETGFAHALARATHDACDVTGAKAVIVYTMTGWSARIMSKYRPYAPIVAMTPLKATYNQLALYWSIAPMICPLGKTTDEMLGYGERILLKSGVVRQGETTLVTAGGTAKHKASNMLKIHVVGSLTYR; translated from the coding sequence ATGTCCAATCACCAGCACAAGCCGCCGACGACCCGCCCCAAGCTCACCAAGATCCTCGCCACGCTCGGCCCCGTCTCGGCCAAGCCCGCCGTGATGCTCGACCTGCTCGCCGCCGGCGTCGACGCGTTCCGCCTGAACTGCTCCCACGCCTCGCTCGCGGAGCTCGAGAAGAACGTCAACCTGATCCGCTCCATGTCCCGGCAGAGCCGCCGCGCCTGCTCCGTCGTCATGGACCTCCAGGGCCCGCGCCTGCGCGTCGGCCGCCTGCGCAACGGCGAGGCCATCGACCTGCGCAAGGGGGCGAAGACGCGCATCAGCGTCGCCGACATCCCGGGAACGGCCGAGGAATTCTCCACGAGCTTCAAGAAGCTCCCCCAGACCGTGAGGAAGGGGATGGAGATCCGCCTGGACGACGGCTCCATCGTGCTGTCCGTGCTCAAGACCGGCTCGAACTGGGTGGACTGCGAGGTCGTCATCGGCGGCAAGCTCAAGGAGCACAAGGGCATCAACCTGCCCGGCGCCGACATCGACCTGCCCGCGCTGACCGCGAAGGACCTGCGCGACCTGGAGATGGGCCTCAAGTGCGGCATTGATCATGTGGCTCTTTCCTTTGTTCGCTCGCCCGACGACATCCTCAAGGCCCGCCGCATCATCCAGAAGGCGGGGGCGCCGACGCGCATCATCGCGAAGATCGAGCATCCGCTCGCGCTCGACCGCATCGACGACATCCTCGACGCGGCCGACGGCATCATGATCGCCCGCGGCGACCTGGCCGTCGAGCTGTCCGCCGCCGAGGTGCCCGCCCTGCAGAAGATGCTCGTGCGCCGGGCCAACGACGCCGGCAAGCTCTCCATCGTCGCCACGCAGATGCTCGAGAGCATGATCAGCCACGCCCAGCCGACGCGCGCGGAGGCCTCCGACGTGGCCAACGCGATCTACGACGGCGCCGACGTGGTCATGCTGTCCGGCGAGTCCGCCGTCGGGCTCTATCCCGTCGAGACGGTGACGGTGATGGCCGACATCATCCGCCGCGCCGAGGCCTCTAATTTCAGGTACAGGATGATACCCCACGGCCTGCTCGACTCCCCGGAGACGGGCTTCGCTCACGCGCTCGCGCGCGCGACGCACGACGCCTGCGACGTCACCGGCGCCAAGGCCGTCATCGTCTACACGATGACCGGCTGGTCGGCGCGCATCATGTCGAAGTACCGGCCCTACGCGCCGATCGTGGCGATGACCCCTCTCAAGGCGACCTACAACCAGCTCGCGCTGTACTGGAGCATCGCGCCGATGATCTGCCCCCTCGGCAAGACGACCGACGAGATGCTCGGCTACGGCGAGAGGATCCTGCTCAAGAGCGGCGTCGTCAGGCAAGGGGAAACGACCCTCGTCACGGCCGGCGGCACGGCGAAGCACAAGGCCTCGAACATGCTGAAGATCCACGTCGTCGGGTCCTTGACCTACCGCTGA
- a CDS encoding divalent-cation tolerance protein CutA, translating into MASPFRVVLMTAPRGKRAEILARGLVTERLAACVNVVPGAVSHYRWRGRMRRDAESLLVAKTSAAKLPALKRWVAARHPYAIPEVLALKVEDGAKPYLQWLAGELE; encoded by the coding sequence ATGGCGAGCCCCTTTCGCGTCGTACTGATGACCGCTCCGCGCGGAAAGCGGGCCGAGATCCTGGCCCGGGGGCTCGTGACCGAGAGGCTCGCGGCCTGCGTCAACGTCGTCCCGGGCGCGGTATCGCATTACCGCTGGCGGGGAAGGATGCGCCGCGACGCGGAAAGCCTGCTCGTCGCGAAGACTTCCGCGGCGAAGCTGCCCGCGCTCAAGCGCTGGGTCGCGGCGCGCCACCCCTACGCGATCCCCGAGGTGCTCGCGCTGAAGGTCGAGGACGGCGCCAAGCCCTACCTCCAGTGGCTCGCGGGGGAGCTCGAATGA
- a CDS encoding FAD-dependent oxidoreductase, translating to MNKPVHPTYWPVLLEARDEAPGARTFRFASPAGFRFTPGQFLMFHFADDPKTWRAYSICSSPLAESEYFEVTVGMVGAFSERLGALKPHAEGGLAVRGPFGRWTYDGSLRHAVLVSGGTGLTPFRAMCLLKIGMKNENRITLCCAAKKPEGLLYRHEYEGWRSHGINVNEKVTQPGAGTDWDGEIGRWNAGSVFAAANDAAAVYYLCGPNKMVQELREGLEGLGIPPQSIRTEKWGDYTDLF from the coding sequence ATGAACAAACCCGTCCACCCGACCTACTGGCCCGTCCTCCTCGAGGCCCGCGACGAGGCGCCCGGCGCGCGCACCTTCCGCTTCGCCTCCCCCGCGGGGTTCCGCTTCACGCCCGGTCAGTTCCTGATGTTCCATTTCGCCGACGACCCGAAGACCTGGCGCGCGTACTCGATCTGCTCCTCGCCGCTCGCGGAAAGCGAGTATTTCGAGGTGACGGTGGGAATGGTGGGGGCGTTCTCCGAGCGCCTCGGGGCGCTGAAGCCGCACGCGGAGGGGGGGCTCGCCGTGCGCGGACCGTTCGGGCGCTGGACCTACGACGGCTCGCTGCGCCACGCGGTGCTGGTGTCCGGCGGCACGGGGCTGACGCCGTTCCGGGCGATGTGCCTGCTGAAGATAGGCATGAAGAACGAGAACCGGATCACGTTGTGCTGCGCGGCGAAGAAGCCCGAAGGACTGTTGTATCGCCATGAATATGAAGGCTGGCGAAGCCACGGCATCAACGTCAACGAGAAGGTGACCCAACCGGGCGCCGGGACGGACTGGGACGGAGAAATAGGCCGATGGAACGCGGGCTCGGTGTTCGCCGCCGCGAACGACGCGGCGGCGGTTTATTACCTGTGCGGGCCGAACAAGATGGTTCAGGAACTGAGGGAAGGATTGGAGGGGCTCGGAATCCCGCCCCAAAGCATACGGACCGAGAAATGGGGCGATTACACGGACCTCTTTTGA
- the maf gene encoding septum formation protein Maf has protein sequence MKLILASASPRRRAILRAAGVSFSVDPSGVDENIDEKDPRKHVVKLARLKALDVAKRHPGRPVLGADTIVVCMGEILGKPKDLKDAVRMITLQSGRTQRVYTGTALAIGRRVYTEVAVTKVYARLLDADRLKRLAGKHMDKAGAYAVQDRHDPLVARIVGDRDNVTGLPMRSVRRLLARARREA, from the coding sequence TTGAAGCTCATACTCGCCTCGGCTTCACCTCGGCGTCGCGCGATATTGCGGGCGGCCGGAGTGAGCTTCAGCGTCGACCCGAGCGGAGTGGATGAGAACATCGATGAGAAGGATCCGCGGAAGCACGTCGTCAAATTAGCGCGGCTTAAAGCGCTGGATGTCGCGAAGCGCCATCCCGGCCGGCCCGTGCTCGGCGCCGACACCATCGTCGTCTGCATGGGCGAGATCCTGGGCAAGCCCAAGGACCTGAAGGACGCGGTGCGCATGATCACTTTGCAGTCGGGACGAACCCAGCGCGTCTACACCGGCACGGCGCTCGCGATCGGGCGGCGGGTGTACACCGAGGTCGCGGTCACCAAGGTCTACGCCCGCCTCCTCGACGCGGACCGGCTGAAGCGGCTGGCGGGCAAGCACATGGACAAGGCGGGGGCGTACGCCGTCCAGGACCGCCATGACCCGCTCGTCGCGCGCATCGTCGGCGACCGCGACAACGTGACCGGCCTGCCGATGCGCTCGGTCAGACGGCTTCTGGCTCGGGCGCGACGGGAAGCGTGA
- a CDS encoding HAMP domain-containing histidine kinase, with the protein MSQVRNPMRLSLSLALVFAVSGGLVAGGLVLLGVRSSRHEAYAQAEHLGAVTLTAVQAVVQSEARQGRLGEVGKRFTDLIRRAQIATIVVRDRRGRRLVGSSEDSKLIGREPKSGRRIAQVTDGIFDVEGPVDLGPRGRGVVQVGFRTDALERRLDEIGARGVQAGVTAFGAITLIAWLIGLFAGERLERLVGRLEAMAADPQNFRRLGGEGDGDEVSRLTAAFNRMGVSLKAETRRRRTLEAEKRELAAMLVHDLKTPMTVIRSGLTLLSDFATKGGKREHNRTFELLEMSTARLQRMVEDVLQLAKLEETSILSNTDLVEMSALARACAKDFGLIVADRKQSLDLALPDDAPPPVLGDPALLRRVLDNLVHNAVEHTPSGGRISIKVRAEGPDKVLVEVSDSGPGVPPEAREELFRKFFQRDMKRHVGNVGLGLALCEKVVTRHGGAIGVGDAEEKGARFYFTLPVAPEPEAV; encoded by the coding sequence ATGAGCCAGGTCCGAAACCCCATGCGCCTGAGTCTGAGCCTCGCCCTCGTCTTCGCCGTGTCCGGCGGCCTCGTCGCCGGCGGCCTCGTCCTTTTGGGCGTGCGCTCCTCGCGGCACGAGGCCTACGCGCAGGCCGAGCATCTGGGGGCCGTGACCTTGACCGCCGTGCAGGCCGTGGTCCAGTCCGAGGCGCGCCAGGGCCGTCTGGGCGAGGTCGGCAAGCGCTTCACCGACCTCATCCGCCGCGCTCAGATCGCGACGATCGTCGTCCGCGACCGCAGGGGCAGGCGCCTCGTCGGCAGCTCCGAGGACTCGAAGCTGATCGGCCGCGAGCCCAAGTCCGGCCGCCGCATCGCCCAGGTGACCGACGGGATCTTCGACGTCGAGGGGCCGGTGGACCTCGGGCCGCGCGGCAGGGGCGTCGTGCAGGTCGGCTTCCGGACGGACGCCCTCGAGCGGCGCCTCGACGAGATCGGCGCGCGCGGCGTGCAGGCGGGCGTCACCGCCTTCGGCGCGATCACCTTGATCGCCTGGCTGATCGGCCTGTTCGCGGGCGAGCGCCTCGAGCGCCTGGTCGGGCGGCTCGAGGCGATGGCCGCCGACCCGCAGAACTTCCGGCGCCTGGGCGGCGAGGGCGACGGCGACGAGGTCTCCCGCCTGACCGCCGCGTTCAACCGCATGGGCGTGAGCCTCAAGGCCGAGACCCGCCGCCGGCGCACGCTCGAGGCGGAGAAGCGCGAGCTCGCCGCGATGCTCGTCCACGACCTCAAGACGCCGATGACCGTCATCCGCTCCGGCCTCACCTTGCTCTCCGATTTCGCGACGAAGGGCGGCAAGCGCGAGCACAACCGGACCTTCGAGCTGCTCGAGATGTCGACGGCCCGCCTCCAACGCATGGTCGAGGACGTGCTCCAGCTCGCCAAGCTCGAGGAGACGTCCATCCTGTCCAACACCGACCTCGTGGAGATGAGTGCGCTGGCCCGCGCCTGCGCCAAGGATTTCGGCCTGATCGTGGCCGACCGCAAGCAAAGCCTCGACCTGGCCCTCCCCGACGACGCCCCTCCTCCCGTGCTCGGCGACCCGGCCCTGCTGCGCCGCGTCCTCGACAACCTCGTGCACAACGCCGTCGAGCATACGCCTTCGGGAGGGCGCATCTCGATCAAGGTCCGCGCCGAAGGCCCGGACAAGGTGCTCGTCGAGGTGAGCGACTCGGGCCCCGGCGTCCCCCCCGAGGCGCGCGAGGAGCTCTTCCGGAAGTTCTTCCAGCGGGACATGAAGCGCCACGTGGGCAACGTCGGCCTGGGGCTGGCCCTGTGCGAGAAGGTCGTCACCCGCCACGGCGGCGCGATCGGCGTCGGCGACGCCGAGGAGAAGGGCGCCCGGTTCTACTTCACGCTTCCCGTCGCGCCCGAGCCAGAAGCCGTCTGA
- a CDS encoding HAMP domain-containing histidine kinase, translating to MTPALWALRAVNLLLVLAAAFLGARGKAVSVSLPALAALAAVAASAAAVFSGRIRDAKARRSALAAFCAGDILLVMWTAQWTQQWAGVIDLGVLVPAVVLALEFGAAAGALAAVVPAGFTAFLIATVGPAAEANPELVWTLVLRGLLFALAPAAAGLALGPARSRAAAVARGTIARLRAAQVGEYLSYALFQLRDYAITITSVAEAIALAPKDDPRQAERVERLRKAAGELGVKLSRVLGDQSALTTARPPAAAVDLAGLVGACVDECREAFAPDGVQVSILVQSAPPPVHSERRSIELALLSVLQNSLEACASRGGGAVTVLLRREGANAEIEVSDDGGGVSETDKVTMFEPFVSARRGSHGLGLGLSMSRRFLERIGGGLKVKSKGGYTAALLVVPLERELPKIRLEDSTWAGRRAEQRS from the coding sequence ATGACCCCCGCGCTCTGGGCGCTGCGCGCCGTGAACCTCCTTCTCGTGCTGGCCGCCGCCTTCCTCGGCGCGCGCGGCAAGGCCGTCAGCGTCTCGCTGCCCGCGCTCGCCGCGCTGGCCGCCGTGGCCGCGTCGGCCGCGGCCGTCTTCTCCGGCAGGATCCGGGACGCGAAGGCTCGGCGGTCCGCCCTCGCGGCCTTCTGCGCGGGGGACATCCTGCTCGTCATGTGGACCGCGCAGTGGACCCAGCAGTGGGCCGGCGTCATCGACCTCGGCGTGCTGGTCCCGGCCGTCGTCCTCGCCCTGGAGTTCGGCGCGGCCGCCGGGGCCCTGGCCGCCGTCGTTCCGGCCGGCTTCACCGCGTTCCTCATCGCCACGGTGGGCCCCGCGGCCGAGGCGAACCCGGAGCTGGTCTGGACCCTCGTCCTGCGCGGCCTCCTGTTCGCGCTCGCTCCCGCGGCGGCGGGCCTGGCCCTCGGCCCCGCCCGCTCGCGCGCAGCGGCCGTCGCCCGCGGCACGATCGCCCGCCTTCGCGCCGCCCAGGTCGGGGAATACCTCTCCTACGCCCTGTTCCAGCTGCGCGACTACGCGATCACCATCACCTCGGTCGCCGAGGCGATCGCGCTGGCGCCCAAGGACGACCCGAGGCAGGCGGAGCGCGTGGAGCGCCTGCGCAAGGCCGCCGGAGAACTCGGCGTCAAGCTCTCGCGCGTGCTGGGCGACCAGAGCGCGCTGACGACGGCGCGTCCGCCGGCGGCGGCGGTGGACCTCGCCGGGCTCGTCGGCGCCTGCGTCGACGAGTGCCGGGAGGCGTTCGCCCCCGACGGCGTCCAGGTGTCCATCCTCGTCCAGAGCGCGCCGCCCCCGGTCCATTCCGAGCGCCGCTCGATCGAGCTGGCGCTGCTCTCCGTCCTGCAGAACTCCCTCGAGGCCTGCGCCTCCCGCGGCGGGGGGGCCGTGACGGTCCTGCTGCGCCGCGAGGGCGCCAACGCCGAGATCGAGGTCTCCGACGACGGCGGCGGCGTCTCCGAGACCGACAAGGTCACGATGTTCGAGCCCTTCGTCTCGGCCCGCCGCGGCTCGCACGGCCTGGGGCTGGGCCTGTCCATGTCGCGCCGGTTCCTCGAGCGCATCGGCGGCGGCCTGAAGGTCAAGAGCAAGGGCGGGTACACCGCCGCGCTGCTCGTCGTGCCGCTCGAGCGCGAGCTGCCGAAGATCCGCCTCGAGGACTCGACGTGGGCCGGACGCCGCGCGGAGCAGAGATCATGA
- a CDS encoding SDR family oxidoreductase produces MNLKGKVVLVTGSARRVGRVIALAFAAKGARVAAHYNTSAAEARELVAGVKSLSGADADVFRADLLDADAPRKLADAVARRFGGVDVLVNSASLYERTPFASATPEDWDRHMAVNARAPYHLAQACAPWLKRTGGGAVINIADWAGHRPYADFGPYCASKAALLCVNKLLAKSLAPEIRVNAILPGPVLAPEDMGEAEKRKVSEATLLKRLGTPEAVARACLYLAESADYSTGAELAVDGGRLVA; encoded by the coding sequence ATGAACCTGAAGGGCAAGGTCGTCCTCGTCACGGGCTCGGCGCGGCGCGTGGGGCGCGTGATCGCGCTCGCCTTCGCCGCCAAGGGCGCGCGCGTCGCCGCGCACTACAACACCTCCGCGGCCGAGGCGCGCGAGCTCGTCGCGGGCGTGAAGTCCCTGTCCGGCGCCGACGCCGACGTCTTCCGCGCCGACCTGCTCGACGCGGACGCGCCGCGCAAGCTCGCCGACGCGGTCGCCCGCCGCTTCGGCGGCGTCGACGTCCTCGTCAACTCCGCCTCGCTGTACGAGCGCACCCCGTTCGCGTCCGCGACCCCCGAGGATTGGGACCGGCACATGGCCGTGAACGCGCGCGCGCCCTACCACCTCGCGCAGGCCTGCGCCCCCTGGCTGAAGAGGACCGGAGGGGGGGCCGTGATCAACATCGCGGACTGGGCCGGGCACCGCCCGTACGCCGACTTCGGGCCTTACTGCGCCTCCAAGGCGGCCTTGCTGTGCGTCAACAAGCTGCTCGCGAAGTCCCTCGCGCCCGAGATCCGCGTGAACGCGATCCTCCCGGGCCCCGTGCTCGCGCCGGAGGACATGGGCGAGGCGGAGAAGCGCAAGGTGTCCGAGGCGACCTTGCTCAAGCGCCTGGGCACGCCCGAGGCCGTCGCGCGCGCCTGCCTGTACCTCGCCGAGTCCGCCGACTACTCGACGGGCGCCGAGCTCGCCGTGGACGGCGGACGCCTCGTCGCCTGA
- a CDS encoding 6-carboxytetrahydropterin synthase, with the protein MIIRKLYRFEASHIVRNCSSDRCKYSVHGHSFRCELFLTADRLDRGQMVYDFGLLKGGVKDFLDGFDHASLFWDKEAPAYVKAMKDNSKRWVSLPVSPTAEQLTRVIFVAVQAMLDNTVKTNGDDTARVHSVILHETETGYAQCFRQDAYDAQMGEIALKDIVFSPQAKAEWADPKMWDKLLKGVKTVNPRIETQIAASFPSKPKSRAR; encoded by the coding sequence ATGATCATCCGAAAGCTGTACCGCTTCGAGGCGTCGCACATCGTCCGGAACTGCTCCTCCGACCGCTGCAAGTACTCCGTGCACGGCCACAGCTTCCGCTGCGAGCTGTTCCTCACCGCCGACCGCCTCGACCGCGGGCAGATGGTCTACGACTTCGGCCTGCTCAAGGGCGGGGTGAAGGACTTCCTCGACGGCTTCGACCACGCCTCGCTGTTCTGGGACAAGGAGGCCCCGGCCTACGTCAAGGCGATGAAGGACAACTCCAAGCGCTGGGTCTCTTTGCCCGTCTCCCCGACGGCCGAGCAACTCACGCGCGTGATCTTCGTCGCCGTCCAGGCGATGCTCGACAACACGGTGAAGACCAACGGCGACGACACCGCGCGGGTCCACTCCGTGATCCTGCACGAGACCGAGACCGGCTACGCGCAGTGCTTCCGTCAGGACGCCTACGACGCGCAGATGGGCGAGATCGCCTTGAAGGACATCGTGTTCTCCCCCCAGGCGAAGGCCGAGTGGGCCGACCCGAAGATGTGGGACAAGCTCCTCAAGGGCGTGAAGACCGTCAACCCGAGGATCGAGACGCAGATAGCCGCGTCCTTTCCCTCCAAGCCCAAGAGCCGGGCCCGCTAA
- the folB gene encoding dihydroneopterin aldolase, which yields MSDMIWLNGVECRSKIGVPAAERARRQKLLVDAGLEVDARPAAARDDFRLTVDYWAVEKLIRAEAESRECALIETMAERLAAAVLKANASASAVTIRVRKTPAVMPKTREVVVEIRRTR from the coding sequence ATGTCCGACATGATCTGGCTCAACGGGGTCGAATGCCGCTCGAAGATCGGGGTTCCGGCCGCCGAGCGCGCGCGCCGTCAGAAGCTCCTGGTGGACGCGGGGCTCGAGGTGGACGCCCGCCCCGCCGCCGCGCGGGACGACTTCCGCCTGACGGTGGATTACTGGGCGGTCGAGAAGCTGATCCGCGCCGAGGCCGAGTCCCGGGAGTGCGCCCTGATCGAGACCATGGCCGAGCGCCTGGCCGCCGCCGTGCTGAAGGCGAACGCCTCCGCCTCGGCGGTGACGATCCGCGTGCGCAAGACCCCGGCCGTCATGCCCAAGACCCGAGAGGTCGTCGTCGAGATACGGAGGACGAGATGA